A region of Mesorhizobium sp. AR02 DNA encodes the following proteins:
- a CDS encoding flagellar hook protein FlgE yields the protein MSLYGMMRTGVSGMNAQANRLSTTADNIANSDTTGYKRSSAEFSTLIMPSTGGAYNSGGVTTTIRQAVSDPGVLQYTTSVSDLAVSGDGFFVVQDPSGTPFLTRAGAFVPDAQGRLVNAAGFQLMAYSYANGVPAATVNGFDGLVPVVVSDQGMTATPSTEGSYTGNLSAGATPVAAANLPSTNSAGAQYTSKSSMVAYDNLGNKKLLDVYFTNTGAGTWEVSVFDQSKATAGTSFPYTGGALGTANLTFDTTTGKLTGATTGVSFTVPGGASLNLDLSKMTQLGTGFTVSDAQVNGNAPSTIDKVQISKDGTIYAQYKDGSTKALYKIPLADVQSPDQLKALPGNVYAQGTESGAVRVGFANEGKLGSIISGALENSNVDIAEELTNMIAAQRSYTANSKVFQTGSDLMDVLVNLKR from the coding sequence ATGAGCCTCTACGGAATGATGCGGACCGGCGTTTCCGGCATGAATGCACAGGCAAACCGCCTGTCGACGACAGCCGACAACATCGCCAACTCCGACACCACCGGTTACAAGCGGTCTTCGGCCGAATTCTCGACGCTGATCATGCCATCGACGGGCGGCGCCTATAATTCCGGCGGCGTCACCACGACGATCCGCCAGGCGGTCAGCGATCCCGGCGTGCTTCAGTACACGACCTCGGTCTCCGATCTTGCCGTCAGCGGCGATGGCTTCTTCGTCGTCCAGGATCCGAGCGGCACACCTTTCCTGACCCGCGCCGGCGCCTTCGTTCCCGATGCACAGGGCAGGCTGGTCAACGCAGCCGGCTTCCAGCTGATGGCCTACAGCTATGCCAACGGCGTGCCGGCGGCGACGGTCAACGGCTTCGACGGACTGGTCCCGGTCGTCGTCTCCGACCAGGGGATGACCGCGACGCCGAGCACCGAGGGCAGCTACACCGGCAACCTGTCGGCTGGCGCTACCCCGGTTGCCGCCGCCAACCTGCCCTCCACCAACTCGGCAGGCGCGCAATACACCTCGAAATCCTCGATGGTCGCCTACGACAATCTCGGCAACAAGAAGCTGCTCGACGTCTATTTCACCAACACCGGCGCCGGCACCTGGGAAGTGTCGGTCTTCGATCAGTCGAAGGCCACGGCTGGAACGTCGTTCCCCTACACAGGCGGTGCGCTGGGCACGGCCAACCTGACCTTCGACACCACCACCGGCAAGCTGACCGGCGCGACCACAGGCGTTTCCTTTACAGTGCCGGGCGGCGCCAGCCTCAATCTCGACCTGTCGAAGATGACCCAGCTCGGAACCGGCTTCACGGTTTCCGACGCCCAGGTCAACGGCAACGCGCCGAGCACCATCGACAAGGTCCAGATTAGCAAGGACGGCACCATCTACGCCCAGTACAAGGACGGCTCCACCAAGGCACTCTACAAGATTCCGCTGGCCGACGTGCAAAGCCCGGACCAGCTCAAGGCCCTTCCCGGCAACGTCTACGCCCAAGGTACCGAATCCGGCGCGGTCCGCGTCGGCTTTGCCAATGAAGGCAAGCTCGGCTCGATCATCTCCGGCGCGCTCGAGAATTCCAACGTCGATATCGCCGAGGAACTGACCAACATGATCGCGGCGCAGCGCAGCTACACCGCCAATTCGAAAGTCTTCCAGACCGGTTCCGACCTGATGGACGTCCTAGTCAACCTGAAGAGATAA
- a CDS encoding response regulator transcription factor, with protein sequence MIVIVDERELVTEGYNSLFDREGVACAGFAPGEFGEWVNSAADTDLRSVRAFLIGDCRDGAISPRQIRDRTGAPVIALSEQHSLENTLRLFESGVDDVIRKPVHIREILARITAIRRRAHEDVAYTEIGAMRIFMDGRDPEIDGQPLPLPRRERRILEYLASNRGRRVTKTQVFNAIYGIFDEEVEENVVESHISKLRKKLREKLGTDPIDSKRFLGYRLVF encoded by the coding sequence ATGATCGTGATCGTTGACGAGCGAGAGCTCGTAACTGAGGGATACAATTCACTTTTTGATCGCGAGGGCGTCGCCTGTGCGGGCTTCGCGCCTGGCGAATTCGGCGAGTGGGTGAACTCGGCCGCCGACACCGATCTGCGTTCGGTGCGGGCCTTCCTGATCGGCGACTGCCGCGACGGCGCCATCTCTCCGCGCCAGATCCGCGACCGCACCGGCGCTCCGGTCATTGCGCTCAGCGAGCAGCATTCGCTGGAAAACACGCTGCGGTTGTTCGAGAGCGGCGTCGACGACGTCATCCGCAAGCCCGTCCATATCAGAGAGATCCTGGCCCGCATCACCGCCATCCGCCGTCGCGCCCATGAGGATGTCGCCTACACCGAGATCGGCGCCATGCGCATCTTCATGGACGGCCGCGACCCCGAGATCGACGGCCAGCCGCTGCCCTTGCCGCGTCGCGAACGCCGCATCCTCGAATATCTGGCGAGCAACCGCGGCCGCCGCGTCACCAAGACCCAGGTCTTCAACGCCATCTACGGCATCTTCGACGAAGAGGTCGAGGAGAACGTGGTGGAAAGCCACATCAGCAAATTGCGCAAGAAGCTGCGCGAGAAGCTGGGCACAGACCCGATCGATTCCAAGCGCTTCCTCGGCTACCGGCTCGTGTTCTGA
- a CDS encoding transglycosylase SLT domain-containing protein — MTRKHSAAPLRHLANALAAICLSSLANAALAATNPCEPEILRAADRYGVPAGILYAVGLTETGKKGSLQPNALNIEGKAVFPKSRAEALATFANAQREGKTLIDLGCMQINHHYHASHFRSVEDMLDPRQNVDYAARFLASLHARHETWSMAVARYHAGPDNDPAQKVYVCRVIANMVATGFGKWTTNARAFCNP; from the coding sequence ATGACGCGCAAGCACTCGGCCGCACCGCTTCGCCATCTCGCGAACGCGCTGGCGGCGATATGTTTATCTAGCTTAGCGAACGCCGCCCTCGCCGCCACCAATCCCTGCGAGCCCGAGATCCTGCGCGCCGCCGACCGCTATGGCGTGCCCGCCGGCATCCTCTATGCCGTCGGCCTGACCGAGACGGGCAAGAAGGGCAGTCTTCAGCCTAATGCATTGAATATAGAAGGAAAAGCAGTCTTCCCAAAGAGCCGGGCCGAAGCGCTTGCCACCTTCGCCAATGCACAGCGCGAGGGCAAGACGCTGATCGATCTCGGCTGCATGCAGATCAACCACCACTACCACGCATCGCATTTCCGCAGCGTCGAGGACATGCTCGACCCGCGCCAGAACGTCGACTACGCAGCGCGTTTCCTGGCCAGTCTCCATGCCCGTCACGAAACCTGGTCGATGGCCGTCGCCCGCTATCATGCCGGTCCCGACAACGACCCGGCGCAGAAGGTCTATGTCTGCAGGGTAATCGCCAACATGGTTGCCACCGGCTTCGGCAAGTGGACAACCAACGCCCGCGCCTTCTGCAACCCCTAA
- a CDS encoding flagellar hook-length control protein FliK, whose product MTPSLGPALPGFTAARTAEQPAAPGKKDDVGFGKMVHGGASQAEKQPTAETGSRDPRWSKLAAGLAAQAGQDEPMPSGKVRTTPTGLTAAKSAKDGKDVEADKDADTETPTTDAGSTPLDDHLPLLMAFHDLRHFSTSAKSADAGEAGQQPALGGQLLPKAYRATSAAGHDDLEPMAKPEQASLVDGPLTKLEAVRDAGAGAPRRDNAIAAGPLPDTATAEVPGVEPKQVAPQLKSIADVQSSLRSEPGKQLSAQARVDVVSERSFPAPPQAPMSQAALNVINAVAADGGPQAFSTASANTQLASSVAVPTHVLKIELHPAELGMVTAHLRLSGEQLSIELKPETHDAYRRLSSDSEAIVKSLRGLGFEVDKVTIMQPSVAVPATTRADATASLTAAPGRDQSSFQPGNSGGGNSGAGGQQPGQQSARGNHDDAQALGRTASPSRERAGGDMFI is encoded by the coding sequence ATGACCCCCAGCCTCGGCCCGGCCTTGCCAGGATTTACCGCCGCGCGCACGGCGGAACAGCCGGCCGCGCCCGGCAAGAAGGATGACGTCGGTTTCGGCAAGATGGTGCATGGTGGCGCGAGCCAGGCGGAAAAACAGCCGACGGCCGAGACCGGGTCGCGCGACCCGCGCTGGAGCAAACTTGCCGCCGGCCTTGCGGCACAGGCAGGCCAGGACGAACCGATGCCGTCCGGCAAGGTAAGGACCACGCCGACCGGATTGACGGCTGCGAAATCCGCAAAAGACGGCAAGGATGTTGAGGCGGACAAGGACGCCGATACCGAAACGCCGACAACCGACGCCGGCTCAACGCCGCTCGACGACCATCTGCCTCTGCTGATGGCGTTTCATGACCTGCGCCATTTCTCGACATCGGCCAAGTCAGCCGACGCAGGCGAAGCCGGACAGCAACCGGCGCTCGGCGGGCAGCTCTTGCCGAAGGCCTATCGGGCGACATCCGCCGCCGGGCATGACGACCTCGAACCGATGGCGAAACCAGAGCAGGCGTCGCTCGTCGACGGGCCGCTGACGAAGCTCGAGGCCGTCCGCGATGCCGGCGCTGGCGCGCCGCGGCGTGACAATGCAATCGCTGCCGGCCCGCTGCCCGACACGGCGACTGCCGAGGTGCCGGGCGTTGAGCCGAAGCAGGTGGCGCCGCAGCTGAAGTCCATCGCCGACGTCCAATCCTCGTTGCGGTCGGAGCCAGGAAAACAGCTTTCGGCGCAGGCGCGCGTCGACGTGGTTTCCGAGCGCAGCTTCCCTGCCCCGCCGCAGGCTCCGATGAGCCAGGCAGCGCTCAACGTAATCAATGCCGTAGCGGCCGATGGTGGCCCGCAGGCGTTTTCGACAGCCTCCGCGAACACCCAGCTGGCCAGCTCTGTTGCCGTTCCGACACATGTGTTGAAGATCGAACTTCACCCCGCCGAACTGGGCATGGTCACGGCTCATCTTCGCCTCTCGGGAGAACAACTCTCGATTGAACTGAAGCCCGAAACGCACGACGCCTACCGCCGTCTTTCCAGCGACAGCGAAGCAATCGTCAAGTCGCTGCGCGGGCTGGGCTTCGAGGTTGACAAGGTCACCATCATGCAACCGTCAGTGGCCGTTCCGGCTACAACCCGGGCGGATGCAACCGCCTCGCTCACCGCCGCGCCTGGCCGCGACCAGTCCTCCTTTCAGCCCGGAAACTCCGGCGGCGGCAACAGTGGAGCCGGCGGCCAGCAACCAGGCCAGCAGTCCGCAAGGGGGAACCATGATGACGCGCAAGCACTCGGCCGCACCGCTTCGCCATCTCGCGAACGCGCTGGCGGCGATATGTTTATCTAG
- a CDS encoding MotB family protein produces MSVAEADHGRHEIIIVRRAHDDHDEAHHGGVWKIAFADFMTAMMCFFLVMWLINAANEQTKAAVASYFNPVKLVDRESSRKGLEDLGNGPRAVGMTTHDPQEATKKSGQDGIGAAGSSNRKQDKQEPNKAEQSDEHLFADPYAVLSEIATDTGVMQNVSQKGDGGAQSAGPATGASGGASYRDPFEPDFWSQQVATPAAEASAQRPKIEGDPLKSGDKAAETQVAKVKAVPPAPPVKDAPLEPLAGDGKDAAATMAKAGETKASETKASETKASSAKAGDTKAGDSKAAAAAKADAAAAAQETTAPEAGQKPPTAAAMKAAADVKRQLADAFKPGDKLHDGVSVEATDKGVVISITDQLDFGMFEVGSAVPSRELVLAMEKIGRIVNGQKGTISINGHTDARPFRSASYDNWRLSTARAHSAYYMLVRGGVDERRITEVAGFADRQPKDPADPLSAANRRIEILMATGG; encoded by the coding sequence ATGAGTGTCGCCGAGGCCGATCACGGCAGGCACGAGATCATCATCGTGCGGCGGGCTCATGACGACCACGACGAAGCCCATCATGGCGGCGTCTGGAAGATTGCCTTCGCCGACTTCATGACCGCCATGATGTGCTTCTTCCTGGTCATGTGGCTGATCAACGCCGCCAACGAACAGACCAAGGCGGCCGTCGCCAGCTACTTCAACCCAGTCAAGCTGGTCGACCGTGAGTCGAGCCGCAAGGGCCTTGAGGATCTCGGCAATGGGCCCCGCGCGGTCGGGATGACGACCCACGACCCGCAGGAGGCGACGAAAAAATCCGGACAAGATGGCATCGGCGCGGCGGGCTCATCCAACCGCAAGCAGGACAAGCAGGAGCCGAACAAGGCTGAGCAGTCCGACGAGCATCTGTTCGCCGACCCTTACGCCGTGCTCTCCGAAATCGCCACCGACACCGGCGTCATGCAGAATGTCAGCCAGAAGGGCGATGGCGGCGCGCAGAGCGCCGGTCCGGCGACGGGCGCCTCGGGCGGCGCGTCCTACCGCGATCCCTTCGAGCCCGATTTCTGGTCGCAGCAGGTCGCCACGCCCGCCGCCGAGGCGAGTGCGCAGCGCCCCAAGATCGAGGGCGACCCGCTCAAATCAGGCGACAAGGCCGCGGAAACGCAGGTCGCCAAGGTCAAGGCCGTGCCGCCGGCACCGCCCGTCAAGGACGCACCTCTCGAGCCCCTGGCCGGAGATGGCAAGGACGCCGCAGCAACGATGGCCAAGGCCGGCGAAACCAAGGCCAGCGAAACCAAAGCCAGCGAAACCAAAGCCAGCAGTGCCAAGGCCGGCGATACCAAGGCTGGAGACAGCAAGGCCGCGGCTGCCGCCAAGGCGGATGCCGCAGCCGCCGCGCAAGAGACGACCGCGCCTGAAGCCGGGCAAAAGCCGCCCACCGCCGCAGCGATGAAGGCCGCGGCCGACGTCAAGCGGCAGCTGGCCGATGCCTTCAAGCCCGGCGACAAGCTGCATGACGGAGTCTCGGTGGAAGCCACCGACAAGGGCGTCGTCATCTCGATCACCGATCAGCTCGACTTCGGCATGTTCGAAGTCGGCTCGGCGGTGCCGAGCCGCGAACTGGTGCTGGCGATGGAAAAGATCGGCCGCATCGTCAACGGCCAGAAGGGCACCATCAGCATCAACGGTCACACCGATGCGCGGCCGTTCCGCAGCGCCAGCTACGACAATTGGCGGCTGTCGACGGCGCGCGCGCATTCCGCCTACTACATGCTCGTGCGCGGCGGCGTCGACGAACGGCGCATCACCGAGGTCGCCGGCTTCGCCGACCGCCAGCCGAAGGATCCGGCCGATCCCCTGTCGGCGGCCAATCGCCGTATCGAGATCCTGATGGCGACCGGCGGATGA
- the fliF gene encoding flagellar basal-body MS-ring/collar protein FliF, with the protein MPEQIQSIISNLRGFGVKRLAMLAGIAVLVMGVIGIASVYLNRPAYDTLYVGLDRSDVNQIGLVLGEAGIGFDVGADGTSVLVPAGTTAQARMLLAEKGLPTSANAGYELFDNVGAMGLTSFMQQITRVRALEGEIARTIQSISGIKAARVHIVMSERANFRRDEQQPSASVVIRYAGIDAEKSAQSIRHLVAAAVPGLSADKVTVLDSNGNLLAAGDDPSNTSAARTLGVEQTVEAQIGDNIRRALAPYLGPDNFRASVKAEVNTDTRQTEETIFDPNSRVERSVQSVRANENSNQKQASTPASVEQNLPETQATSTEGPQTSSANDRKEEITNYEINSKKIATVSNGYTVTKMSIAVVVNQDRLKAILGKDATPEQIAKRVAEIQKMVTSATGLDDKRGDVIDVSAVEFIDGLDGEAIPQAGMLDSVGQHAGTLINAGAFIVVVFLVAFFGLRPMAAALTAKATPALSGPNFDEVQRSLPTPEAAASADAGAAIGALPGSRPGANPLDDLRQKIRPAPQERLARMVDLNEERTAQILRKWAAQEVAA; encoded by the coding sequence GTGCCGGAACAGATCCAGAGCATCATCTCGAATCTCCGCGGTTTTGGCGTAAAGCGCCTCGCCATGCTGGCGGGCATCGCCGTTCTGGTGATGGGCGTCATCGGCATCGCCTCGGTCTACCTCAACCGCCCGGCCTACGACACGCTCTATGTCGGCCTCGACCGTTCCGACGTGAACCAGATCGGCCTGGTGCTGGGCGAGGCCGGCATCGGCTTCGACGTCGGCGCCGACGGAACCTCCGTGCTGGTGCCGGCCGGCACCACGGCGCAGGCACGCATGCTGCTTGCCGAAAAGGGTCTGCCGACCAGCGCCAATGCCGGCTACGAACTGTTCGACAATGTCGGCGCTATGGGCCTGACCTCGTTCATGCAGCAGATCACCCGCGTGCGTGCGCTGGAAGGCGAGATCGCCCGCACCATCCAGTCCATATCAGGCATCAAGGCGGCGCGCGTCCACATCGTCATGTCCGAGCGCGCCAATTTCCGCCGCGACGAACAGCAGCCCTCGGCATCGGTCGTCATCCGCTATGCCGGCATCGACGCCGAGAAAAGTGCCCAGTCGATCCGCCATCTCGTCGCCGCCGCCGTGCCTGGCCTGTCGGCCGACAAGGTGACGGTGCTCGATTCCAACGGCAACCTGCTGGCCGCCGGCGATGATCCCTCCAACACCAGTGCGGCCCGCACGCTCGGCGTCGAGCAGACCGTCGAGGCCCAGATCGGCGACAACATTCGCCGCGCGCTGGCGCCGTATCTCGGCCCCGACAATTTCCGCGCCAGCGTCAAGGCCGAGGTCAACACCGACACCCGCCAGACGGAAGAAACCATTTTCGATCCGAATTCACGTGTCGAGCGCTCGGTGCAGTCAGTGCGCGCCAATGAAAACAGCAACCAGAAGCAGGCCTCGACCCCGGCCAGCGTCGAGCAGAACCTGCCGGAGACCCAGGCGACCAGCACCGAGGGTCCGCAAACCTCTTCGGCCAACGACCGCAAGGAAGAGATCACCAATTACGAGATCAACTCCAAGAAGATCGCCACCGTCTCCAACGGCTATACCGTCACCAAGATGTCGATCGCCGTCGTCGTCAACCAGGATCGGCTGAAGGCGATCCTTGGCAAGGACGCGACCCCGGAGCAGATCGCCAAGCGCGTCGCCGAGATCCAGAAGATGGTGACGTCTGCCACCGGCCTCGACGACAAGCGCGGTGACGTCATCGACGTCTCGGCGGTCGAATTCATCGACGGGCTGGACGGCGAGGCGATCCCGCAGGCTGGAATGCTGGATTCCGTCGGCCAGCACGCCGGCACGCTGATCAACGCCGGCGCTTTCATCGTCGTGGTCTTCCTGGTGGCCTTCTTCGGCCTGCGGCCGATGGCGGCGGCGCTGACGGCAAAGGCGACACCCGCTCTGTCGGGCCCCAATTTCGATGAAGTCCAGCGTTCGCTGCCGACACCGGAGGCAGCCGCTTCCGCCGATGCCGGTGCCGCCATCGGCGCCTTGCCCGGCTCGCGGCCCGGCGCCAATCCGCTCGATGATCTTCGCCAGAAGATCAGGCCGGCGCCACAGGAGCGGCTTGCCCGCATGGTCGACCTCAATGAGGAGCGCACCGCGCAGATCCTGCGCAAATGGGCGGCCCAGGAAGTCGCGGCGTAA
- a CDS encoding flagellin, with protein MASIMTNAAALTALQSLNATNKSLQQTQARISTGYRVAEASDNAAYWSIATTMRSDNQALSTVQDALGLGASKVDTAYTGMNNVLTSIGQIKTKLLSTVGQTDAAKAKTQTEITALQAQMKSFADAATFSGSNFLSVTSTQVAAPNDGVQPDAKIVSSFNRSSSGAISLGTIDIDVESTKLFDSGLSTAVKNQGTLDRKTSVYATAAAQTLYDNAYATALAGGSTDIAANTAGQTAAGAVAKVDNVSAFNLDITASGVTDDIITQMIGKIDKVMSQLTDQATILGSAKSSIDLQKTFTQSLMDSIDRGVGQLVDADMNKESTRLQALQVQQQLGIQSLSIANSSSQSILSLFKNG; from the coding sequence TTGGCGAGCATCATGACAAACGCTGCGGCGTTGACTGCACTTCAAAGCCTCAACGCCACCAACAAATCGCTCCAGCAGACACAGGCTCGAATCTCGACCGGCTATAGGGTCGCCGAAGCTTCCGACAACGCCGCCTACTGGTCGATCGCCACGACGATGCGCTCCGACAACCAGGCGCTGTCGACCGTACAGGATGCGCTCGGCCTCGGCGCATCCAAGGTCGACACCGCCTATACCGGCATGAACAATGTTCTGACGTCGATCGGCCAGATCAAGACCAAGCTGCTTTCGACCGTCGGCCAGACGGATGCCGCCAAGGCAAAGACGCAGACGGAAATCACCGCGCTCCAGGCGCAGATGAAGTCCTTTGCCGATGCCGCCACCTTTTCGGGTTCGAATTTCCTTTCAGTGACGTCAACGCAGGTCGCTGCCCCTAATGACGGCGTCCAACCCGACGCCAAGATCGTCTCGTCCTTCAACCGCTCCTCGTCTGGCGCCATCTCGCTCGGAACGATCGACATCGATGTCGAGAGCACGAAACTGTTCGATTCCGGTCTCTCCACCGCCGTCAAGAACCAGGGCACGCTCGACCGCAAGACGTCTGTGTACGCGACAGCGGCGGCCCAGACCCTTTACGACAACGCCTATGCGACCGCGCTCGCCGGTGGCTCCACGGACATTGCCGCCAACACCGCTGGTCAGACAGCTGCGGGGGCGGTCGCCAAGGTCGACAACGTTTCCGCCTTCAATCTCGACATCACGGCATCAGGCGTGACCGACGATATCATCACCCAGATGATCGGCAAGATCGACAAGGTCATGAGCCAGCTGACCGACCAGGCCACCATCCTCGGTTCGGCAAAGAGCTCCATCGACCTGCAGAAGACCTTCACGCAGAGCCTGATGGACTCCATCGACCGCGGCGTCGGTCAGCTCGTCGATGCCGACATGAACAAGGAATCGACCCGCCTGCAGGCACTGCAGGTGCAACAGCAGCTCGGCATCCAGTCCCTGTCGATCGCCAACAGCTCGTCGCAGTCGATCCTGTCGCTGTTCAAGAACGGCTAA
- a CDS encoding IS1182 family transposase has protein sequence MLKRPAPEQTALEMVTLDQLVPADHLLRKIDRVIDFSFIHDLTAPLYCPDNGRPPLDPTLMFKALFIGYLFGVRSERQLVREIEVNVAYRWFLRLKLTDKVFDASTLSQNRRRRYDDTSVSQAIFDRIVEQAIRAGLVDGTVLYTDSTHLKANANKGKYDLAMIAKSRADYWADLDRAIDAERGLHGQKPLKEKQRQPAVKETKVSRTDPDSGYMVREGKPKGFFYLDHRTVDAAHAIITDTHTTAIVHDSTVYLSRLDRQVERFGFDVGAVGLDAGYATAGIAKGLEDRAIRGVTGYRRPTPPKPGMMGPSSFTHEPETDGYRCPQGQLLAYATTDRNGYRHYKSAPAICRDCPLLASCTTNAKAQRTIIRHVWADAKERTDANRLTAWGKAVYRRRKETVERSFADAKQLHGHRYARFRSLTRVACQCLIAAAAQNMKKIALALSPRPKPRLA, from the coding sequence ATGTTGAAGCGACCCGCCCCTGAACAGACCGCGCTTGAGATGGTAACGCTGGATCAGCTGGTTCCGGCTGATCACCTGTTGCGCAAGATCGACCGTGTGATCGATTTCTCCTTCATCCACGATCTGACGGCGCCACTCTATTGCCCGGACAATGGCCGGCCGCCGCTCGATCCGACCTTGATGTTCAAGGCGCTGTTCATCGGCTACCTGTTTGGAGTTCGCTCGGAACGGCAGTTGGTGCGCGAGATCGAGGTCAATGTCGCCTATCGTTGGTTTTTGCGGCTGAAACTGACGGACAAGGTGTTCGACGCCTCGACGCTGTCGCAGAACCGGCGTCGACGCTACGACGACACCAGCGTGTCGCAGGCGATCTTCGACCGTATCGTCGAGCAGGCGATCCGAGCGGGCCTTGTCGATGGCACGGTGCTTTACACCGACTCCACCCATCTGAAGGCCAACGCCAACAAGGGCAAATACGATCTTGCCATGATCGCCAAGTCGCGGGCCGACTATTGGGCCGACCTCGATCGTGCGATCGACGCCGAACGAGGGCTGCACGGCCAGAAGCCGCTGAAGGAGAAGCAACGCCAGCCCGCGGTGAAGGAGACGAAGGTATCGCGCACCGATCCCGACAGCGGCTACATGGTGCGCGAGGGCAAACCGAAGGGCTTCTTCTATCTCGACCACCGCACGGTGGATGCGGCCCACGCCATCATCACCGACACGCACACGACAGCGATCGTCCACGATTCTACGGTCTACCTGTCGCGGCTCGACCGCCAGGTGGAGCGCTTCGGCTTTGATGTCGGCGCTGTCGGGCTGGACGCCGGCTATGCCACGGCCGGCATCGCCAAAGGGCTGGAGGATCGCGCAATACGCGGCGTCACCGGCTATCGCCGCCCAACACCGCCCAAGCCTGGCATGATGGGACCGTCATCCTTCACCCATGAGCCCGAGACCGATGGCTATCGCTGCCCACAGGGCCAGTTGTTGGCCTACGCGACCACCGACCGCAATGGCTACCGCCATTACAAGAGCGCCCCCGCTATCTGCCGCGACTGTCCACTGCTCGCTTCCTGCACCACCAATGCCAAGGCCCAGCGCACCATCATCCGCCACGTCTGGGCCGATGCCAAGGAACGCACCGACGCCAACCGGCTGACGGCGTGGGGCAAGGCCGTCTACCGCCGCCGCAAGGAAACTGTCGAGCGCTCCTTCGCCGACGCCAAGCAACTGCACGGCCACCGCTATGCCCGGTTCCGAAGTCTCACCAGGGTAGCCTGCCAGTGTCTGATCGCCGCCGCAGCCCAGAACATGAAGAAGATCGCCCTGGCCCTCAGCCCAAGGCCAAAACCCCGCCTCGCATGA
- a CDS encoding flagellin — protein MSSIMTNSAALTALQSLNATQSNLSTTQARISTGYRVSQASDNAAYWSIATTMRSDNQAMSTVSDSLGLGASKVDTAYTGMSSAITTINSIQQKLTGSYGQTDAAKEKTQVEIAALQAQLKGYADSATFSGTNMLSVNSGATATTAADVKIVSAFNRSSAGAVSISTIDVNVESIKLYEAGTAATAKGILDTARLGTTGAATATAQNPTLGAAPAAGDTYSVASLSISTGGVAASDAQISQMMTVVDAALKDMTTAATKLGAAKSSIDLQKTFTQSLMDSIDRGVGQLVDADMNKESTRLQALQVQQQLGVQALSIANGSSQSILSLFRG, from the coding sequence ATGTCCAGCATCATGACGAACAGCGCCGCATTGACGGCCCTGCAGAGCCTTAACGCCACCCAGAGCAACCTCTCGACCACCCAGGCCCGCATCTCGACGGGTTATCGCGTTTCCCAGGCTTCGGACAACGCCGCCTACTGGTCGATCGCCACCACCATGCGCTCCGACAACCAGGCCATGTCCACCGTTTCGGACTCGCTCGGCCTTGGCGCGTCGAAGGTCGACACCGCCTACACCGGCATGAGCAGCGCGATCACCACCATCAACTCGATCCAGCAGAAGCTGACCGGCTCCTACGGTCAGACCGATGCCGCCAAGGAAAAGACGCAGGTCGAAATCGCCGCGCTTCAGGCACAGCTGAAGGGTTACGCCGACTCCGCCACCTTCTCCGGCACCAACATGCTGTCCGTAAACAGCGGCGCGACGGCCACCACCGCTGCGGACGTCAAGATCGTTTCGGCCTTCAACCGCAGCTCCGCCGGCGCGGTTTCGATCTCGACGATCGACGTCAACGTGGAAAGCATCAAGCTGTATGAAGCCGGCACAGCTGCGACCGCCAAGGGCATCCTCGACACGGCCCGCCTTGGCACCACTGGCGCTGCAACCGCCACGGCACAGAACCCGACCCTTGGTGCCGCTCCCGCTGCCGGCGACACCTATTCGGTTGCCAGCCTTTCCATCTCCACGGGCGGCGTGGCCGCCAGCGACGCTCAGATCTCGCAGATGATGACCGTCGTCGACGCCGCGCTTAAGGATATGACGACCGCCGCCACCAAGCTCGGCGCCGCCAAGAGCTCCATCGACCTGCAGAAGACCTTCACGCAGAGCCTGATGGACTCCATCGACCGCGGCGTTGGCCAGCTCGTCGATGCCGACATGAACAAGGAATCGACCCGCCTCCAGGCGCTGCAGGTCCAGCAGCAGCTCGGCGTCCAGGCGCTGTCGATCGCCAACGGCTCGTCGCAGTCGATCCTGTCGCTCTTCCGCGGCTGA